The Paramisgurnus dabryanus chromosome 6, PD_genome_1.1, whole genome shotgun sequence genome has a window encoding:
- the LOC135744073 gene encoding E3 ubiquitin/ISG15 ligase TRIM25-like has protein sequence MAEANVHLSQDQFICSICLDLLKDPVAIPCGHSYCMSCITDCWDQDDQKRDYSCPQCRQTFTSRPVLNKNTMLAEVVEKLKKTKLQAARPDQCEAGDVKCDVCTERKHKAVKSCLVCLNSYCQNHFKLHEELHSGKRHKVTDATGRLQQMICPQHEKPLEIYCKTDQLCICYLCMVDEHNEHKTVSAAAERTEKQKELKETQRKYHQRIQESQKKLQELRDAVETHKRSAQTAVDDTERIFTQLFQTIERRRSEVTQLIRDQEKTAVSEAEGLLKRLEQEIDDLRRRDAELEQLSHTDDHIHFLQSFQSLSVPPGSSDSLSITVSSLISFDDVGKSVSHLREKLEDFCREEIEKIFNRVTPEPKTREQFLKYYHQVNLDLNTTHKRLRLSEGNRVITNTNTEQPYPDHPDRFDDYAQVLCSESVSGRCYWEVEWSGQVCISVSYKSISRKGWSHDSVFGRNDQSWSLWCCNSSCSFWHNNNQTKLPVVLRSSRIGVYVDHSSGSLSFYSVSDTMTLIHRVNTTFTQPLYPGFFVRGSVKLCDITI, from the exons ATGGCAGAAGCTAATGTTCATTTGTCTCAGGATCAGTTCATCTGTTCAATCTGTCTGGATCTACTGAAGGATCCTGTGGCCATTCCTTGTGGACACAGTTACTGTATGAGCTGTATTACAGACTGCTGGGATCAAGATGATCAGAAGAGAGACTACAGCTGCCCTCAGTGCAGACAGACCTTCACTTCAAGacctgttttaaataaaaacaccatGCTGGCTGAAGTGGTGGAGAAACTGAAGAAGACAAAACTACAAGCTGCTCGTCCTGATCAATGTGAAGCTGGAGATGTGAAGTGTGACGTCTGTActgagagaaaacacaaagcTGTCAAGTCCTGTCTGGTGTGTCTGAACTCTTACTgtcaaaatcattttaaacttCATGAAGAACTTCACTCAGGAAAGAGACACAAAGTGACAGACGCCACTGGACGACTTCAGCAGATGATCTGCCCTCAACATGAGAAACCTTTAGAGATTTACTGTAAAACTGATCAGCTCTGTATATGTTATCTGTGTATGGTGGATGAACACAATGAACATAAGACTGTATCAGCTGCAGCAGAGAGGACTGAGAAACAG AAAGAACTGAAGGAGACACAGAGAAAATACCATCAGAGAATCCAGGAGAGCCAGAAGAAGCTTCAGGAGCTGAGAGATGCTGTGGAGACTCATAAG CGCTCTGCACAGACAGCAGTGGACGACACTGAGAGGATCTTTACTCAACTGTTCCAAACCATTGAGAGAAGACGATCTGAGGTGACACAGCTGATCAGAGATCAGGAAAAGACTGCAGTGAGTGAAGCTGAAGGACTCTTGAAGCGACTGGAGCAGGAGATTGATGATCTGAGGAGGAGAGACGCTGAGCTGGAGCAGCTTTCACACACAGATGATCACATCCATTTCCTCCAG agttttcagtctctctctgttCCTCCTGGATCTTCAGACTCACTCAGCATCACTGTCAGCTCTCTCATCTCTTTTGATGATGTAGGAAAATCTGTGTCTCATCTGAGAGAGAAACTGGAGGATTTCTGTAGAGAAGAGATAGAGAAGATATTTAATAGAG TAACTCCTGAGCCCAAGACCAGGGAGCAGTTCCTTAAAT ATTATCATCAGGTCAATCTGGATCTAAACACAACACATAAACGTCTCCGTCTGTCTGAGGGGAACAGAGTGATTACTAATACTAACACAGAGCAGCCGTATCCTGATCATCCAGACAGATTTGATGATTATGCTCAGGTGTTGTGTAGTGAGAGTGTGAGTGGACGCTGTTACTGGGAGGTTGAGTGGAGTGGTCAGGTGTGTATATCAGTGTCATATAAGAGCATCAGCAGGAAGGGATGGAGTCATGACTCTGTGTTTGGACGTAATGATCAGTCCTGGAGTTTGTGGTGCTGTAACTCCAGTTGTTCATTCTGGCACAATAACAATCAAACTAAACTCCCTGTAGTGCTCAGATCTTCTAGAATAGGAGTTTATGTGGATCACAGTTCAGGATCTCTGTCCTTCTACAGCGTCTCTGACACAATGACCCTCATCCACAGAGTCAACACCACATTCACTCAACCTCTCTATCCTGGTTTTTTTGTTAGGGGATCAGTGAAACTGTGTGATATAACAATATAG